One genomic segment of Burkholderia pyrrocinia includes these proteins:
- a CDS encoding pyridoxal-phosphate-dependent aminotransferase family protein, with product MSIDYSPIPCPVVVPLDAILPEEPLLMMGAGPVPIPAAVAKANTIVINHLGATMAKIIEQVKEMARYVFQTRTKWVLGVAGPGSAAMEMAISNLAWRGTRVLSIRNGFFSARMAEMATRVGADVATLEVADRAVASLDEIADAIARERPEIVTIVQGETSNTVWNRDLRDIAALAKAAGALVVVDAVCTLSTMPLEMDAWGIDAVITGGQKGLSSIPGVSLIAFSDAAWERMKHRPEPNTHWCLDMALAENFWHNAGYHYTAPVSGVLALHEALRLVCAETLESRFARHLRCSLALQAGVEAMGLKLYAPKECRLNSVVGIETPEGLTPGMVCGHISKQYQVEISGSFGLPIVRIGQMGEQCREHNLFRTLHAFGRTMVDLKVPVDLPAGVAALEQELSRRGA from the coding sequence ATGTCCATCGATTACTCGCCGATTCCCTGTCCCGTCGTCGTGCCGCTCGACGCGATCCTGCCCGAAGAACCGCTGCTGATGATGGGGGCCGGCCCGGTCCCGATCCCGGCCGCCGTCGCGAAGGCGAACACGATCGTGATCAACCACCTCGGCGCGACGATGGCGAAGATCATCGAGCAGGTGAAGGAGATGGCGCGCTACGTGTTCCAGACCCGCACGAAGTGGGTGCTCGGCGTCGCGGGCCCCGGTTCGGCCGCGATGGAAATGGCGATCTCGAACCTCGCATGGCGCGGCACGCGCGTGCTGTCGATCCGCAACGGCTTCTTCAGCGCGCGGATGGCCGAGATGGCCACGCGCGTCGGCGCCGACGTCGCGACGCTCGAAGTGGCCGATCGCGCGGTCGCGAGCCTCGACGAGATCGCGGATGCGATCGCGCGCGAGCGGCCCGAGATCGTCACGATCGTGCAGGGCGAGACGTCGAACACCGTGTGGAACCGCGACCTGCGCGACATCGCGGCGCTCGCGAAGGCGGCCGGCGCGCTGGTCGTCGTCGATGCGGTGTGCACGCTGTCGACGATGCCGCTCGAGATGGACGCATGGGGCATCGATGCGGTGATCACCGGCGGCCAGAAGGGACTGTCGTCGATCCCGGGCGTGTCGCTGATCGCGTTCTCCGACGCCGCATGGGAGCGCATGAAGCATCGCCCCGAACCGAATACGCACTGGTGCCTCGACATGGCGCTCGCGGAGAACTTCTGGCACAACGCCGGCTATCACTACACGGCGCCCGTGTCGGGCGTGCTCGCGCTGCACGAGGCGTTGCGGCTGGTTTGCGCGGAAACGCTCGAAAGCCGCTTCGCGCGCCACCTGCGCTGCTCGCTCGCGCTGCAGGCGGGCGTCGAGGCGATGGGCCTCAAGCTCTATGCGCCGAAGGAATGCCGGCTCAATTCGGTGGTCGGGATCGAGACGCCGGAAGGGCTCACGCCGGGGATGGTCTGCGGCCACATCTCGAAGCAGTACCAGGTCGAGATCTCCGGCTCGTTCGGGTTGCCGATCGTGCGGATCGGGCAGATGGGCGAGCAGTGCCGCGAACACAACCTGTTCCGCACGCTGCATGCGTTCGGCCGCACGATGGTCGACCTGAAGGTGCCGGTCGACCTGCCGGCCGGTGTCGCGGCGCTGGAACAGGAACTGTCGCGGCGCGGCGCGTAG
- a CDS encoding 2-hydroxyacid dehydrogenase, whose product MRVILFSSRQYDDDSFSAANRQFGYRLHFQPSHLDAETAILAHGYDVVCPFVNDTVDAAVLERLADGGTRLIALRSAGFNHVDLAAAGRLGITVVRVPAYSPHAVAEHAVALILALNRRLPRAVARTREGDFSLNGLLGFDLHGKTVGVIGTGIIGSVFAKIMMGFGMHVLAHSVPPYNDELIAFGARYVALDELLHHADIVSLHCPLLPSTHHLINAQTLARMKHGAMLINTGRGGLVDAQALVDALKSGRLGHLGLDVYEEESGLFFEDHSDLPLQDDVLARLLTFPNVIVTSHQAFFTREALAEIAHTTLLNIEAWHAGTPANVVGPNR is encoded by the coding sequence GTGCGCGTGATCCTGTTCAGCAGCCGGCAGTACGACGACGATTCGTTTAGCGCCGCCAACCGGCAGTTCGGCTATCGGCTGCACTTCCAGCCGTCGCACCTCGACGCGGAGACCGCGATCCTCGCGCATGGCTATGACGTCGTCTGCCCGTTCGTCAACGACACGGTCGACGCGGCCGTGCTCGAACGGCTGGCGGACGGCGGCACGCGCCTGATCGCGCTGCGCTCGGCGGGCTTCAACCATGTCGACCTCGCGGCCGCCGGGCGGCTCGGCATCACGGTCGTGCGCGTGCCCGCGTATTCGCCGCATGCGGTCGCCGAGCACGCGGTCGCGCTGATCCTCGCGCTCAACCGCCGCCTGCCGCGCGCCGTCGCGCGCACCCGCGAAGGCGACTTCTCGCTGAACGGGCTGCTCGGCTTCGACCTGCACGGCAAGACCGTCGGCGTGATCGGCACCGGCATCATCGGCAGCGTGTTCGCGAAGATCATGATGGGCTTCGGGATGCATGTGCTCGCGCATTCGGTGCCGCCGTACAACGACGAGCTGATCGCGTTCGGCGCGCGCTATGTCGCGCTCGACGAGTTGCTGCACCACGCCGACATCGTCAGCCTGCACTGTCCGCTGCTGCCGTCGACGCACCATCTGATCAACGCACAGACGCTCGCGCGGATGAAGCACGGCGCGATGCTGATCAACACCGGCCGCGGCGGCCTCGTCGATGCGCAGGCGCTGGTCGACGCGCTCAAGAGCGGCCGGCTCGGCCATCTCGGGCTCGACGTGTACGAGGAGGAAAGCGGGCTTTTCTTCGAGGATCACTCCGACCTGCCGCTGCAGGACGACGTGCTCGCGCGCCTGCTGACGTTCCCGAACGTGATCGTCACGTCGCACCAGGCGTTCTTCACGCGCGAGGCATTGGCGGAGATCGCGCACACGACGCTGCTGAACATCGAAGCCTGGCATGCGGGCACGCCCGCCAACGTCGTGGGCCCGAATCGCTGA
- a CDS encoding AraC family transcriptional regulator → MSFSLSAPPVDRAAALAGGDLPFGLQSVCRTLADANATLERFAWLGDHLAIAEWTRITDESETIYEQPGHHTLSCYLDGGYRTERERVPRYGAPSLLCALPGDHESRWWVRGEMHFIHLYFLPEHFTQRAIRELDREPRELKLADRTYFEDARVAALLRSLALDGWDDADERLRVNETAHEVLSLLLRGQSTTRTDASFRGGLAPAVRRRVRDYIDTYLTQPLTLGELADVAALSEYHFSRMFRLSFGRAPHAWVAEQRLARARELLRTTSLPIAQVAADCGYANAGHFSHRFRDAHGTTPNTYRRAMQRG, encoded by the coding sequence ATGAGCTTCTCCCTCTCCGCCCCGCCCGTCGACCGCGCCGCCGCCCTGGCCGGCGGCGATCTGCCGTTCGGCCTGCAGTCGGTCTGCCGCACGCTCGCCGACGCGAACGCGACGCTCGAGCGCTTCGCGTGGCTCGGCGACCATCTCGCGATCGCCGAATGGACGCGGATCACCGACGAAAGCGAGACGATCTACGAGCAGCCCGGCCACCACACGCTGTCGTGCTACCTCGACGGCGGCTACCGGACCGAGCGCGAACGCGTGCCGCGCTACGGCGCGCCGAGCCTGCTGTGCGCGCTGCCGGGCGACCATGAATCGCGCTGGTGGGTGCGCGGCGAGATGCACTTCATCCACCTGTATTTCCTGCCCGAGCACTTCACGCAGCGCGCGATCCGCGAACTCGACCGCGAGCCGCGCGAGCTGAAGCTCGCCGACCGCACCTATTTCGAGGATGCGCGCGTCGCCGCGCTGCTGCGCTCGCTCGCGCTGGACGGCTGGGACGATGCCGACGAGCGGCTGCGCGTGAACGAGACCGCGCACGAGGTGCTGAGCCTGCTGCTGCGCGGGCAGAGCACGACGCGTACCGACGCATCGTTCCGCGGCGGGCTTGCGCCGGCCGTGCGCCGCCGCGTGCGCGACTACATCGACACGTACCTGACGCAGCCGCTGACGCTCGGCGAACTGGCCGACGTCGCCGCGCTGTCCGAATATCACTTCTCGCGGATGTTCCGGCTGTCGTTCGGCCGTGCGCCGCACGCGTGGGTCGCCGAGCAGCGGCTCGCGCGGGCGCGCGAGCTGCTGCGCACGACGTCGCTGCCGATCGCGCAGGTCGCGGCCGACTGCGGCTACGCGAACGCCGGCCACTTCAGCCATCGCTTTCGCGACGCGCACGGCACGACGCCGAATACGTACCGGCGCGCGATGCAGCGCGGCTGA
- a CDS encoding LysR family transcriptional regulator — MNQIQTMRVFVCVAEQQSFRRAAHHLGVSNALVTRSIAMLEGHLNTRLIHRTTRNLSLTEAGVRYLDGCRALLEEFDHLESSVAHAVREPAGTLRVVASGLLSPLALTPLVSSFRHRYPELRVQLTVAEGPLDVLDSGYDVGIVTGNRLDGNPTLIGHALAPNPFVACAAPAYLERRGEPRAPDDLPGHDWVTLAPHQHAPAWQLVGHDGVAHSVTVRPACTVNQLALVYAAAVAGAGIAVLPEPCVADALANGTLVRLLAGYRIDDPDTQLSLVYPNRQYVPARTRSFVEHALDHFSAQATRERTDYGFLRPSRGPDRSDIVTGLQ; from the coding sequence ATGAACCAGATTCAGACCATGCGTGTATTCGTCTGCGTCGCCGAGCAGCAGAGCTTCCGGCGCGCGGCGCACCATCTCGGCGTGTCCAATGCGCTCGTCACGCGTTCGATCGCGATGCTCGAGGGCCACCTGAACACGCGGCTGATCCACCGCACCACGCGCAACCTGTCGCTCACCGAGGCCGGCGTGCGCTACCTCGACGGTTGCCGTGCGCTGCTCGAGGAATTCGACCACCTCGAGTCGTCCGTCGCGCATGCCGTGCGCGAGCCGGCCGGCACGCTGCGCGTCGTCGCGTCGGGTCTGCTGTCGCCGCTCGCGCTGACGCCGCTCGTCAGCAGCTTCCGGCACCGCTACCCCGAGCTGCGCGTGCAGTTGACCGTCGCCGAGGGGCCGCTCGACGTGCTCGATTCGGGCTACGACGTCGGCATCGTCACGGGCAACCGGCTCGACGGCAACCCGACGCTGATCGGCCATGCACTCGCGCCGAACCCGTTTGTCGCGTGCGCGGCGCCGGCCTATCTCGAGCGGCGCGGCGAACCGCGCGCGCCCGACGACCTGCCCGGCCACGACTGGGTCACGCTCGCCCCGCACCAGCACGCCCCCGCGTGGCAGCTCGTCGGCCACGACGGCGTCGCGCATTCCGTCACGGTGCGCCCGGCCTGCACGGTCAACCAGCTCGCGCTCGTGTACGCGGCCGCCGTGGCCGGCGCCGGCATCGCGGTGCTGCCCGAGCCGTGCGTCGCCGACGCGCTCGCCAACGGTACGCTCGTGCGGCTGCTGGCCGGCTACCGGATCGACGATCCCGACACGCAGTTGTCGCTCGTCTATCCGAACCGCCAGTACGTGCCGGCCCGCACGCGCAGCTTCGTCGAGCACGCGCTCGACCACTTCAGCGCGCAGGCGACCCGTGAGCGGACGGACTACGGTTTCCTGCGTCCGTCGCGCGGCCCCGACCGCTCCGACATCGTCACGGGCCTGCAGTAA
- the bluB gene encoding 5,6-dimethylbenzimidazole synthase, whose protein sequence is MRFDDSAIAAVYRAIFERRDMRHFTPAPVDPAVLARLLRAAHHAPSVGFMQPWRFIRITDPALRTAIHALVEAERRATADALGERQDEFMRLKVEGVRECGELLVVALADGRERHVFGRRTLPEMDLASAACAIQNMWLAARAEGLGMGWVSLFDVDALRTLLRMPDGAKPIAVLCVGHVDAFYAKPMLEAERWAARMPIEACLFENSWDDPAALDAAGSPASSADTDAKPDANAPRTSNASAEPARADALPDGSPERIV, encoded by the coding sequence ATGCGTTTCGACGACTCCGCCATCGCCGCCGTCTACCGCGCCATTTTCGAACGGCGCGACATGCGCCATTTCACGCCGGCGCCCGTCGACCCGGCCGTGCTCGCGCGCTTGCTGCGCGCGGCGCACCATGCGCCGAGCGTCGGCTTCATGCAGCCGTGGCGCTTTATCCGGATCACCGATCCCGCGCTGCGCACCGCGATCCACGCGCTGGTCGAGGCCGAGCGCCGCGCGACCGCCGACGCGCTCGGCGAGCGCCAGGACGAATTCATGCGGCTGAAGGTCGAAGGCGTGCGCGAATGCGGCGAACTGCTGGTCGTCGCGCTCGCCGACGGCCGCGAGCGCCACGTGTTCGGCCGCCGCACGCTGCCGGAGATGGATCTCGCGTCCGCCGCGTGCGCGATCCAGAACATGTGGCTCGCGGCCCGCGCGGAAGGGCTCGGGATGGGCTGGGTGTCGCTGTTCGACGTCGATGCGCTGCGCACGCTGCTGCGGATGCCCGACGGCGCGAAGCCGATCGCGGTGCTGTGCGTCGGGCACGTCGACGCGTTCTATGCGAAGCCGATGCTCGAAGCGGAGCGCTGGGCCGCGCGGATGCCGATCGAAGCGTGCCTGTTCGAGAATAGCTGGGACGATCCAGCCGCGCTCGACGCCGCCGGATCGCCTGCGTCGTCTGCGGACACGGACGCAAAACCGGACGCAAACGCGCCACGCACATCGAACGCCAGCGCCGAACCGGCGCGAGCCGACGCGCTCCCCGACGGCTCGCCCGAACGCATCGTCTGA
- a CDS encoding DMT family transporter: MNLSLYFVTVLIWGTTWIAIKWQLGSVPPPVSIAWRFWLAAAVLFALLRVMRRPVRPPREAWRYLVAQGFALFCLNFLCFYYAEQVVPSGLVAVIFSTAPLLNSINGRLFMGRPLRPSAIAGALLGLIGIACLFWQQMAGHLDDHATWIGLAIAFAGTMCFSAGNLLSSRMQSMGLHPLATNGWAMLIGAAILTVGSAVAGMPFTLDMSPRYLGALVYLAVPGSVIGFTAYLTLVGRIGPERAAYCTVLFPIVALAVSTVFEGYQWSPLAVLGLLLVVAGNLVAFDLTRRLFLRTA, translated from the coding sequence ATGAACCTGTCGCTTTATTTCGTCACCGTGCTGATCTGGGGCACCACCTGGATCGCGATCAAGTGGCAACTCGGCTCCGTGCCGCCGCCCGTGTCGATCGCGTGGCGCTTCTGGCTCGCGGCCGCCGTGCTGTTCGCGCTGCTGCGCGTGATGCGCCGGCCGGTCCGCCCGCCGCGCGAAGCGTGGCGCTACCTCGTTGCGCAGGGCTTCGCGCTGTTCTGCCTGAACTTCCTGTGCTTCTACTACGCGGAACAGGTCGTGCCGAGCGGGCTCGTCGCGGTGATCTTCTCGACCGCGCCGCTGCTGAACTCGATCAACGGCCGGCTGTTCATGGGCCGCCCGCTGCGGCCGTCGGCGATTGCCGGCGCGCTGCTCGGCCTGATCGGCATCGCGTGCCTGTTCTGGCAGCAGATGGCCGGCCATCTCGACGACCACGCGACCTGGATCGGGCTCGCGATCGCGTTCGCCGGCACGATGTGCTTCTCGGCCGGCAACCTGCTGTCGAGCCGGATGCAGTCGATGGGGCTGCACCCGCTCGCGACCAACGGCTGGGCGATGCTGATCGGCGCGGCGATCCTGACCGTCGGCAGCGCGGTGGCCGGGATGCCGTTCACGCTCGACATGAGCCCGCGTTATCTCGGCGCGCTCGTCTACCTCGCCGTACCGGGCTCGGTGATCGGCTTCACCGCGTACCTGACGCTCGTCGGCCGGATCGGGCCGGAGCGCGCCGCGTACTGCACGGTGCTGTTCCCGATCGTCGCGCTGGCCGTGTCGACGGTGTTCGAGGGCTACCAGTGGTCGCCGCTTGCGGTGCTCGGGCTGCTGCTGGTGGTGGCCGGCAATCTCGTCGCGTTCGACCTGACGCGCCGGCTGTTTCTCCGGACGGCCTGA